The Cervus canadensis isolate Bull #8, Minnesota chromosome X, ASM1932006v1, whole genome shotgun sequence genome contains a region encoding:
- the LOC122435605 gene encoding LOW QUALITY PROTEIN: melanoma-associated antigen B4-like (The sequence of the model RefSeq protein was modified relative to this genomic sequence to represent the inferred CDS: inserted 1 base in 1 codon) → MPRRHKNKYHAHGKRHQVRGDTQEAQASAAAAPGEECPSSPSSVPQGSPPSTPDTGNHQELQGAMAPSSPDAGPTCVESDEGAQGPEEESAGASQAAPAMESTFKDPLARKAKMLVEFLLEKYIKKEPITQKALMKVVSRKYRQHFPEILRIASERVELVFGLELKEVDRSKNIYVLISKLSIGGNEGPNDEGGVPKSGLLMLLLGVIFMNGNRATEEEVWEFLNILGIYAGRRHWIFGEPRRLITKDLVQKEYLNYRQVPNSDPPRYEFLWGPRACAETSKMKVLEVLAKILHSVPSSFPDLYEEALRDQAERAGPRGAARTPTMAXASAPSRAKSCSSSHI, encoded by the exons ATGCCTCGGAGGCACAAGAACAAGTACCATGCCCACGGGAAACGCCACCAGGTCCGGGGGGACACTCAGGAGGCCCAGGCCAGTGCTGCTGCAGCCCCAGGAGAGGAgtgcccctcctccccctcttctgTGCCTCAGGGTTCTCCCCCGAGCACCCCTGATACTGGCAATCACCAGGAGCTTCAGGGAGCCATGGCCCCTAGCTCTCCTGATGCAGGGCCTACCTGTGTAGAATCTGATGAAGGTGCCCAGGGCCCAGAGGAGGAAAGTGCAGGTGCTTCCCAGGCGGCGCCTGCCATGGAGAGCACTTTCAAAGATCCTCTGGCCAGGAAGGCCAAGATGCTGGTGGAATTCCTGCTGGAGAAATACATCAAGAAGGAGCCCATCACGCAGAAGGCCCTGATGAAGGTCGTCAGCAGGAAGTACAGGCAGCACTTCCCCGAAATCCTCAGGATAGCCTCTGAGCGCGTGGAGCTGGTGTTTGGCCTGGAGCTGAAGGAAGTCGACCGCAGCAAGAACATCTACGTCCTCATCAGCAAGCTCAGCATCGGGGGCAACGAAGGTCCAAATGATGAGGGTGGGGTTCCCAAGTCTGGTCTCCTCATGTTGCTCCTGGGGGTCATCTTCATGAATGGTAACCGGGCCACCGAGGAGGAGGTCTGGGAATTCCTCAATATCTTAGGAATCTACGCTGGGAGGAGGCACTGGATCTTTGGGGAGCCCAGGAGGCTCATCACCAAAGATCTGGTGCAGAAGGAATACCTGAACTACCGCCAGGTGCCCAATAGTGATCCTCCACGCTATGAGTTCCTGTGGGGCCCGAGAGCTTGTGCTGAGACCAGTAAGATGAAGGTACTGGAGGTTCTGGCCAAGATCCTCCATTCGGTCCCTAGTTCCTTCCCAGACCTCTATGAGGAGGCTCTGAGAGATCAGGCAGAGAGAGCAGGGCCGAGAGGCGCGGCCAGGACCCCAACCATGG AGGCCAGTGCCCCTTCCAGGGCCAAGTCCTGCAGCTCCTCCCACATCTAG